From a single Cyclobacterium marinum DSM 745 genomic region:
- the groL gene encoding chaperonin GroEL (60 kDa chaperone family; promotes refolding of misfolded polypeptides especially under stressful conditions; forms two stacked rings of heptamers to form a barrel-shaped 14mer; ends can be capped by GroES; misfolded proteins enter the barrel where they are refolded when GroES binds) encodes MAKELFFNTDARDRLKKGVDALADAVKVTLGPKGRNVILDKKFGAPSITKDGVTVAKEIELEDAIENMGAQLVKEVASKTADDAGDGTTTATVLTQSIFSVGIKNVAAGANPMDLKRGIDKAVEAIVAELRAASKEISTSKEIAQVGTISANNDSEIGEMIADAMQKVGKDGVITVEEAKGTETEVRTVEGMQFDRGYLSPYFTTNTEKMEAELENPYILIYDKKISAMKELLPVLEPVAQSGRPLLIIAEDVDGEALATLVVNKIRGALKVAAVKAPGFGDRRKAMLEDIATLTGGTVISEERGYKLENVTIDYLGTAEKVNIDKDNTTVVNGAGEKSAIEARINEIKSQIEKTTSDYDREKLQERLAKLSGGVAILYIGAATEVEMKEKKDRVDDALHATRAAVQEGVVVGGGVALIRASVVLENLKGLNEDEDTGINIIKQAVEAPLRTIVSNSGGEGSVVINKIKDSKGDFGYNARTDSYEDLLKAGVIDPTKVTRLALENAASIAALLLTTECVVADIKEEAPAAPPMGGGGMGGMM; translated from the coding sequence ATGGCTAAGGAATTATTTTTCAATACCGACGCAAGGGATCGTCTAAAAAAAGGAGTTGACGCTCTTGCTGATGCAGTTAAGGTAACACTAGGACCAAAAGGCAGAAATGTAATTTTGGACAAAAAATTTGGCGCTCCAAGCATTACTAAAGATGGTGTGACAGTAGCCAAAGAAATTGAGCTAGAAGACGCTATAGAAAACATGGGCGCTCAATTGGTAAAAGAAGTAGCTTCTAAAACTGCTGACGATGCGGGTGACGGTACCACTACTGCCACTGTATTGACACAGTCAATTTTTTCTGTAGGTATCAAAAACGTAGCTGCAGGCGCAAATCCAATGGATCTTAAAAGAGGTATTGACAAAGCTGTAGAAGCAATTGTTGCTGAGTTAAGAGCTGCCTCTAAAGAAATCTCTACCTCTAAAGAAATTGCACAAGTAGGTACTATTTCTGCCAACAATGACTCTGAAATCGGTGAAATGATTGCAGATGCTATGCAAAAAGTTGGTAAAGATGGTGTGATCACTGTAGAAGAAGCTAAAGGTACTGAGACAGAAGTTAGAACTGTTGAAGGTATGCAATTTGACAGAGGATACCTTTCTCCATATTTCACCACCAATACTGAAAAAATGGAGGCTGAATTGGAAAACCCATACATCCTTATTTACGATAAGAAAATTTCTGCAATGAAAGAATTGCTACCTGTGTTGGAGCCAGTTGCTCAGTCAGGAAGACCATTGTTGATTATCGCAGAAGATGTAGACGGTGAAGCTTTGGCTACATTGGTAGTAAACAAAATTAGAGGTGCCCTGAAAGTTGCAGCTGTAAAAGCTCCAGGTTTCGGTGACAGAAGAAAAGCAATGTTAGAAGATATTGCTACTCTTACAGGAGGTACCGTGATTTCTGAAGAAAGAGGTTACAAGCTTGAGAATGTTACCATTGATTACCTAGGAACTGCTGAGAAAGTAAACATCGACAAAGACAACACTACTGTTGTTAATGGTGCAGGTGAAAAATCAGCAATTGAAGCTAGAATCAATGAGATCAAATCTCAAATAGAAAAAACTACTTCTGATTACGACCGTGAAAAACTTCAAGAAAGATTAGCTAAGCTATCAGGCGGAGTTGCTATTCTTTACATTGGTGCGGCCACTGAAGTGGAAATGAAAGAGAAAAAAGACAGAGTTGATGATGCCCTTCACGCTACTAGAGCAGCTGTACAAGAAGGTGTAGTTGTAGGTGGTGGTGTAGCACTTATCAGAGCGTCTGTAGTCCTTGAAAATCTAAAAGGTCTTAATGAAGATGAAGATACCGGTATCAACATCATCAAACAGGCTGTTGAGGCTCCACTTAGAACAATCGTTTCTAACTCAGGTGGTGAAGGTTCTGTAGTTATCAATAAAATCAAAGATTCTAAAGGAGATTTCGGTTACAATGCAAGAACCGATAGTTACGAAGACTTATTAAAAGCAGGTGTTATTGACCCTACTAAAGTAACTCGTCTCGCTTTAGAAAATGCTGCATCTATTGCTGCATTGTTATTGACAACCGAATGTGTGGTAGCAGACATTAAAGAAGAAGCTCCAGCTGCTCCTCCAATGGGTGGAGGAGGAATGGGTGGAATGATGTAA
- a CDS encoding co-chaperone GroES produces MSKVNIQPLADRVLVEPAAAEEKTASGLYIPDTAKEKPQKGTVVAVGNGKKDEPLTVKVGDTVLYGKYAGTELSVEGADYLIMREADIFAIL; encoded by the coding sequence ATGTCTAAAGTTAACATCCAACCTCTAGCAGATAGGGTTTTGGTAGAACCCGCTGCCGCAGAAGAAAAAACGGCTTCAGGCCTTTATATCCCTGATACTGCCAAAGAAAAACCACAAAAAGGTACAGTAGTAGCTGTAGGAAATGGCAAAAAAGATGAGCCATTGACTGTAAAAGTAGGCGACACTGTTTTGTATGGTAAGTACGCCGGCACTGAGCTTTCTGTAGAAGGTGCTGATTATTTGATCATGAGAGAAGCGGACATCTTCGCTATTCTTTAA
- a CDS encoding sterol desaturase family protein, with protein sequence MFENHLSLEDLGADKWPNVILWAAPVMFLLVFIEWGISLYQKKDTYDKKDFLAASTIGLVNVGISALIKAFTFGVALFCWNIVPWKIPATWWSFIFCFFAIDLARYWAHRVTHEQRFWWATHITHHNSAKYNFSVSFRLGWTQHIKIIFFVPVMLMGFNPFVFFICHQVAVLYQFWIHTEYINKLPKPIEYFFVTPSHHRVHHGSDEHYLDKNYGSTFIIWDRIFGTFMEERERPTYGITKPVTSYNPVYLVFHEWVDIVKDIRKAKDSKEVYQILFGKPGDEVIKNRELREQAEKEGVQEKTTVESTAKSSPTPILVSNENSLLKKED encoded by the coding sequence ATGTTTGAAAATCATTTAAGTCTGGAAGATTTAGGCGCTGATAAATGGCCTAATGTCATTTTATGGGCCGCTCCTGTGATGTTTTTATTGGTTTTTATAGAATGGGGCATCAGCTTATATCAAAAAAAGGACACTTACGATAAAAAAGATTTCTTGGCAGCCTCCACTATTGGACTGGTGAATGTAGGAATTAGTGCATTGATCAAGGCCTTCACTTTTGGTGTTGCCTTGTTTTGTTGGAACATTGTACCATGGAAAATCCCTGCCACCTGGTGGTCATTTATCTTTTGTTTCTTTGCCATTGACTTGGCCAGATATTGGGCCCACAGGGTCACTCACGAGCAACGTTTCTGGTGGGCTACACACATTACCCACCATAACTCTGCAAAGTATAATTTCTCTGTATCCTTCCGTTTAGGCTGGACCCAACACATTAAAATTATTTTCTTTGTACCTGTAATGCTGATGGGCTTCAACCCATTCGTTTTCTTTATCTGTCACCAAGTGGCCGTATTGTATCAATTCTGGATTCATACTGAATACATCAATAAACTTCCTAAGCCAATTGAATACTTCTTTGTAACCCCATCCCACCATAGGGTTCACCATGGAAGCGACGAGCATTATTTAGATAAAAATTACGGCTCCACTTTTATCATTTGGGACAGGATTTTTGGAACCTTTATGGAAGAGAGAGAAAGACCAACCTACGGCATCACCAAACCTGTTACTTCATACAACCCTGTTTATTTGGTGTTTCATGAATGGGTGGACATTGTGAAAGATATCCGTAAGGCAAAAGATTCTAAAGAAGTTTATCAAATCTTGTTTGGTAAGCCTGGAGATGAGGTGATCAAAAACAGAGAACTGAGGGAACAAGCAGAAAAAGAAGGCGTTCAGGAAAAAACTACGGTTGAAAGTACTGCAAAAAGTAGTCCTACTCCAATTTTGGTTTCCAATGAAAACTCACTATTGAAAAAGGAAGATTAG
- the secG gene encoding preprotein translocase subunit SecG gives MFTVIISIIIVLAVLLILVILGQNSKGGAGAAFGGSASQIMGVTKTGNILEKATWVLAIAILALSLGSSAFHESSSSSGFSSPNVENAQKQILTPSFDDQSILPAEGNEEDATEETSPDTEE, from the coding sequence ATGTTTACAGTAATCATAAGTATCATCATCGTTTTGGCCGTTTTATTAATTTTGGTCATTTTAGGTCAAAATTCTAAAGGGGGTGCAGGAGCAGCTTTTGGCGGAAGTGCCTCACAAATCATGGGTGTCACCAAAACAGGGAATATTTTAGAAAAAGCTACATGGGTTTTAGCCATTGCAATTTTGGCTTTATCACTGGGCTCTTCTGCCTTTCACGAGAGCAGTAGCTCCTCAGGGTTTTCTTCTCCAAATGTAGAGAATGCCCAAAAACAAATTCTAACTCCGTCCTTTGACGACCAATCCATTTTGCCTGCTGAAGGAAATGAAGAAGATGCTACAGAAGAAACAAGCCCCGATACTGAAGAATAA